One stretch of Streptomyces sp. NBC_00443 DNA includes these proteins:
- a CDS encoding alpha/beta hydrolase has protein sequence MPVLPGAEPYRRAGGEVGVLLCHGFTGSPQSLRPWAESLAEHGLTVSMPLLPGHGTRWEDMQLTGWQDWYAEVDRELRSLREHCTRVFVAGLSMGGALALRLAAKHGEDVAGVLVVNPANKVHGLFAYTLPVSRHFVRTAPGIASDIAKEGGVEIGYDRVPLHAAHSLRTFFRLVDGELPQVTQPLLLLRSAEDHTVPPADSARILSRVSSTDVTEVVLEQSYHVATLDHDANRIFEESLGFISRLATGVGKGRTTARG, from the coding sequence GTGCCGGTCCTTCCTGGAGCCGAGCCCTACCGCCGTGCGGGCGGGGAGGTCGGGGTTCTGCTCTGCCACGGCTTCACCGGTTCCCCCCAGTCGCTGCGCCCCTGGGCGGAGTCTCTCGCCGAGCACGGACTCACCGTCTCGATGCCGCTGCTGCCGGGGCACGGCACCCGCTGGGAGGACATGCAGCTCACCGGCTGGCAGGACTGGTACGCCGAGGTGGACCGCGAGCTGCGCAGCCTGCGCGAGCACTGCACTCGGGTCTTCGTGGCCGGCCTGTCCATGGGCGGCGCCCTGGCCCTGCGGCTGGCCGCGAAGCACGGGGAGGACGTCGCCGGCGTGCTGGTCGTCAACCCGGCGAACAAGGTGCACGGGCTGTTCGCGTACACCCTCCCGGTGTCCCGCCACTTCGTCCGTACGGCGCCGGGGATCGCCAGTGACATCGCCAAGGAGGGCGGCGTCGAGATCGGGTACGACCGGGTGCCGCTGCACGCGGCCCACTCGCTGCGCACCTTCTTCCGCCTGGTCGACGGCGAGCTGCCGCAGGTCACCCAGCCGCTGCTGCTGCTGCGCAGCGCCGAGGACCACACCGTGCCGCCCGCGGATTCGGCCCGGATCCTGAGCAGGGTGTCGTCGACGGACGTAACGGAGGTCGTGCTGGAACAGAGTTATCACGTGGCGACGTTGGACCATGACGCGAACCGGATCTTCGAGGAGAGCCTCGGCTTCATCAGCCGGCTCGCAACCGGCGTCGGCAAGGGAAGGACGACCGCACGTGGCTGA
- a CDS encoding lysophospholipid acyltransferase family protein: MYGAMKVTIGGPLKVAFRPWVEGLVNIPAEGPAILASNHLSFSDSFFLPAVLDRKVTFIAKAEYFTTPGVKGRLTAAFFKGVGQLPVDRSGGRGAGEAAIKSGTDVLERGELFGIYPEGTRSPDGRLYRGKPGGLARVALASGAPVIPVAMIDTEKIQPPGKVMPKLMRPGIRIGRPLDFGRYQGMEHDRFVLRALTDEVMYEIMKLSGQEYVDMYATAAKRQIAEAAKAEKEQARKKKELSE, from the coding sequence TTGTACGGCGCGATGAAGGTGACCATCGGGGGACCGCTGAAGGTCGCCTTCAGGCCCTGGGTGGAAGGCCTGGTGAACATTCCCGCCGAGGGCCCCGCGATCCTCGCGAGCAATCACCTCTCCTTCTCGGACTCGTTCTTCCTGCCCGCGGTCCTCGACCGCAAGGTGACGTTCATCGCGAAGGCCGAGTACTTCACCACGCCGGGCGTCAAGGGCCGGCTGACCGCCGCGTTCTTCAAGGGCGTCGGCCAGCTGCCCGTGGACCGCTCCGGGGGGCGCGGGGCGGGCGAGGCGGCCATCAAGAGCGGCACCGACGTCCTTGAGCGCGGTGAGCTGTTCGGCATCTATCCCGAGGGCACGCGCTCGCCCGACGGGCGGCTCTACCGGGGCAAGCCGGGCGGCCTCGCGCGCGTGGCGCTCGCCAGCGGGGCCCCGGTCATCCCGGTCGCCATGATCGACACGGAGAAGATCCAGCCGCCCGGCAAGGTCATGCCCAAGCTCATGCGCCCCGGCATCCGGATCGGCAGGCCGCTGGACTTCGGCCGGTACCAGGGCATGGAGCACGACCGCTTCGTGCTCCGCGCGCTGACCGACGAGGTCATGTACGAGATCATGAAGCTCTCCGGCCAGGAGTATGTCGACATGTACGCGACCGCCGCCAAGCGGCAGATCGCGGAGGCGGCGAAGGCCGAGAAGGAACAGGCGCGGAAGAAGAAGGAACTGTCCGAATAG
- the macS gene encoding MacS family sensor histidine kinase produces MAKRERVMRMSVEQPLWRALTGYRVLTLVYAIGLFVSAYDEVARPWVAIAYFAVLTVWTLATLPRVANAASCTRRFLAVDLTIALAGILLTRLAESPERIDAGAPTLPSIWTAGAVLAFAIKGGWRWAAFASTLVAAANLVHRSGVPTRDTVHMVLLVWIASIAIGYVVEVARASERTLARALEIEAATRERERLARDIHDSVLQVLAMVQRRGAVIGGEAAELGRMAGEQEVALRTLVSGGLVPVSRVSEDAAEGAVVRAVEEPDDSTGLTGPVDLRVLLAPYAGARVSFAEPGAPVSLAPAAARELTAAVGAALDNVRRHAGEGARAWILVEDEPDEVIVTVRDDGPGIPEGRLSQAEGEGRLGVALSIRGRLRDLGGTAELISVPGQGTEVELKVPKDSSASRGKAEQR; encoded by the coding sequence ATGGCCAAGCGCGAGCGGGTCATGAGGATGTCGGTCGAGCAGCCGCTGTGGCGTGCGCTCACCGGATACCGGGTGCTGACCCTGGTGTACGCGATCGGGCTCTTCGTCAGCGCGTACGACGAGGTCGCCCGACCCTGGGTGGCCATCGCCTACTTCGCCGTCCTGACCGTCTGGACGCTGGCCACCCTGCCCCGCGTCGCGAACGCCGCGAGCTGCACCAGGCGCTTCCTCGCGGTGGACCTCACCATCGCCCTGGCCGGCATTCTGCTCACCCGGCTCGCCGAGTCACCCGAGCGGATCGACGCCGGGGCCCCGACCCTGCCGTCGATATGGACGGCGGGCGCCGTGCTGGCGTTCGCCATCAAGGGCGGCTGGCGCTGGGCCGCCTTCGCCTCCACGCTGGTCGCCGCGGCCAACCTGGTCCACCGTTCCGGCGTACCGACCCGCGACACCGTCCACATGGTGCTGCTCGTCTGGATCGCGTCCATCGCCATCGGCTACGTCGTCGAGGTCGCCCGGGCCTCCGAGCGCACCCTGGCCCGGGCCCTGGAGATCGAGGCTGCGACGCGGGAGCGGGAGCGGCTCGCCCGGGACATCCACGACAGCGTGCTTCAGGTGCTGGCGATGGTCCAGCGGCGCGGTGCCGTCATCGGCGGCGAGGCGGCCGAGCTGGGCCGGATGGCGGGCGAGCAGGAGGTCGCGCTGCGCACGCTGGTCTCGGGCGGCCTGGTGCCCGTGTCGCGGGTGTCGGAGGACGCCGCCGAGGGGGCGGTCGTACGGGCGGTCGAGGAGCCGGACGACTCCACCGGTCTCACCGGTCCGGTCGATCTCCGGGTGCTGCTCGCCCCGTACGCCGGCGCCAGGGTCAGTTTCGCCGAGCCGGGCGCGCCCGTGTCCCTGGCTCCGGCCGCGGCACGGGAGTTGACCGCGGCCGTCGGGGCCGCCCTGGACAACGTCCGCCGGCACGCGGGGGAGGGCGCGCGTGCGTGGATCCTCGTCGAGGACGAGCCCGACGAGGTGATCGTCACCGTCCGGGACGACGGCCCCGGCATCCCCGAGGGCCGGCTCTCCCAGGCCGAAGGTGAGGGGCGGCTCGGCGTCGCCCTGTCGATCCGGGGCCGGCTGCGGGACCTCGGCGGCACCGCCGAGCTGATCTCGGTGCCGGGGCAGGGCACCGAAGTGGAACTGAAAGTACCGAAGGACAGCAGCGCTTCACGGGGGAAGGCGGAGCAGCGATGA
- a CDS encoding response regulator transcription factor, with amino-acid sequence MTDTASGPDAQQDTIRVMVVDDHPMWRDAVARDLAESGFDVVATAGDGDQAVRRAKAAAPDVLVLDLNLPAKPGVQVCKELVGHNPALRVLVLSASGEHADVLEAVKSGATGYLLKSASTEELLDAVRRTAVGDPVFTPGLAGLVLGEYRRLASEPVPAAPDADQPGAPQLTERETEVLRLVAKGLSYKQIAERLVISHRTVQNHVQNTLGKLQLHNRVELVRYAIERGLDDE; translated from the coding sequence ATGACGGACACCGCGAGCGGACCGGACGCACAGCAGGACACGATCAGGGTCATGGTGGTCGACGACCACCCCATGTGGCGCGACGCGGTGGCCCGGGACCTGGCCGAGTCCGGCTTCGACGTGGTCGCCACCGCCGGCGACGGCGACCAGGCCGTACGCCGCGCCAAGGCCGCCGCCCCCGACGTCCTGGTGCTCGACCTCAACCTGCCCGCCAAGCCCGGCGTCCAGGTCTGCAAGGAACTCGTCGGCCACAACCCGGCGCTGCGCGTCCTCGTCCTGTCCGCGAGCGGCGAGCACGCCGACGTCCTGGAAGCCGTGAAGTCCGGCGCGACCGGGTATCTGCTGAAGTCCGCGTCCACGGAGGAGTTGCTGGACGCGGTGCGCCGGACCGCAGTCGGCGACCCGGTGTTCACGCCGGGCCTGGCCGGGCTGGTCCTCGGCGAGTACCGGCGCCTCGCCTCGGAGCCGGTGCCTGCCGCGCCCGACGCCGACCAGCCGGGGGCACCGCAGCTCACCGAGCGCGAGACCGAGGTGCTGCGGCTCGTGGCCAAGGGCCTGAGCTACAAGCAGATCGCCGAACGCCTGGTCATCTCCCACCGCACGGTCCAGAACCACGTCCAGAACACCCTCGGCAAGCTCCAGTTGCACAACCGGGTGGAGCTGGTCCGATACGCGATCGAGCGCGGCCTCGACGACGAGTGA
- a CDS encoding 6-phosphofructokinase, which translates to MRVGVLTGGGDCPGLNAVIRAVVRKGVQEYGYDFVGFRDGWRGPLENDTVRLDIPAVRGILPRGGTILGSSRTNPLKQEDGIRRIKENLAKQEVEALIVIGGEDTLGVATQLSDEYGVPCVGVPKTIDNDLSATDYTFGFDTAVGIATEAIDRLHTTAESHMRVLVCEVMGRHAGWIAIHSGLAGGANVILIPEQRFDVDKVCAWITSRFKASYAPIVVVAEGAMPKDGDVVLKDQSLDSFGHVRLSGVGEWLAKEIERRTGKEARTTVLGHIQRGGTPSAFDRWLATRFGLHAIEAVRDGDFGKMVALRGTDIVRVPIADATAKLKTVDPKLYEEVGVFFG; encoded by the coding sequence ATGCGGGTCGGAGTACTGACCGGAGGCGGCGACTGCCCCGGTCTCAACGCCGTCATCCGGGCCGTCGTCCGCAAGGGCGTACAGGAGTACGGCTACGACTTCGTCGGCTTCCGGGACGGCTGGCGAGGTCCGCTCGAGAACGACACCGTCCGTCTCGACATCCCCGCCGTACGCGGCATTTTGCCCCGCGGCGGCACCATCCTCGGCTCCTCGCGCACCAATCCGCTGAAGCAGGAGGACGGCATCCGCCGTATCAAGGAGAACCTCGCCAAGCAGGAGGTCGAGGCGCTCATCGTCATCGGCGGCGAGGACACCCTGGGCGTCGCGACCCAGCTGTCCGACGAGTACGGCGTGCCCTGTGTCGGCGTGCCGAAGACGATCGACAACGACCTGTCCGCCACCGACTACACCTTCGGTTTCGACACCGCGGTCGGCATCGCCACGGAGGCGATCGACCGGCTGCACACCACCGCCGAGTCCCACATGCGCGTCCTCGTCTGCGAGGTGATGGGCCGTCACGCCGGCTGGATCGCCATCCACTCCGGGCTGGCCGGCGGGGCCAACGTCATCCTCATCCCCGAGCAGCGCTTCGACGTCGACAAGGTCTGCGCCTGGATCACCTCGCGCTTCAAGGCGTCGTACGCCCCGATCGTGGTCGTCGCCGAGGGCGCGATGCCGAAGGACGGCGACGTGGTGCTGAAGGACCAGTCGCTGGACTCCTTCGGGCACGTCCGGCTGTCCGGCGTCGGCGAGTGGCTGGCCAAGGAGATCGAGCGGCGGACGGGCAAGGAGGCCCGTACGACGGTCCTCGGGCACATCCAGCGCGGCGGCACCCCCAGCGCCTTCGACCGCTGGCTGGCCACCCGGTTCGGGCTGCACGCCATCGAGGCGGTCCGCGACGGCGACTTCGGCAAGATGGTCGCCCTGCGCGGCACCGACATCGTCCGCGTCCCGATCGCGGACGCCACGGCCAAGCTGAAGACGGTGGATCCGAAGCTGTACGAAGAGGTCGGCGTCTTCTTCGGCTGA
- a CDS encoding 2-hydroxyacid dehydrogenase — protein MEIMAFGVQADEKPLIEQAFRGHHEVRCLDVFLNGDTAPIATGHEVVCTSVNCDLGDRVLGTLAAGGTRMVAQRSTGFNNIDLKVAERLGITVARVSYYSPHAVAEFAWTLAMAVNRRIVRASTRTRDFDFRLDGLMGRDMHGRTAGVLGTGKIGEVFTRIAHGFGMKLLGWDVAESPTCMQLGMRYVSKDQLLAESDLVSLHVPLMPETRHLIDADALKAMKDDAILVNSSRGGLIDTAALVAELREGRFTGVGLDVYEAEAGLFFLDKSLQAIEDDTLARLVTFPNVLVTSHQAYYTEDAVGQIVETTLKNVLDYTAGRRSENVLVPRS, from the coding sequence GTGGAGATCATGGCCTTCGGTGTGCAGGCCGACGAGAAGCCCCTGATCGAGCAGGCCTTCCGGGGCCACCACGAGGTCCGCTGCCTGGATGTCTTCCTCAACGGGGACACCGCCCCCATCGCCACCGGCCACGAGGTCGTCTGCACCAGCGTCAACTGCGACCTCGGCGACCGCGTCCTGGGGACCCTCGCGGCCGGCGGCACCCGGATGGTCGCCCAGCGCTCCACCGGCTTCAACAACATCGACCTCAAGGTCGCCGAGCGTCTCGGCATCACGGTCGCGCGGGTCTCGTACTACTCGCCCCACGCCGTGGCCGAGTTCGCCTGGACGCTCGCCATGGCGGTCAACCGCCGTATCGTCCGCGCCTCCACGCGCACGCGTGACTTCGACTTCCGCCTCGACGGCCTGATGGGCCGAGACATGCACGGCCGCACCGCCGGTGTCCTCGGCACCGGAAAGATCGGCGAGGTGTTCACGCGGATCGCCCACGGCTTCGGCATGAAGCTCCTCGGCTGGGACGTCGCCGAGAGCCCCACCTGCATGCAGCTCGGCATGCGCTACGTCTCCAAGGACCAGCTCCTCGCCGAGTCCGACCTGGTCAGCCTGCACGTCCCGCTGATGCCGGAGACCCGGCACCTGATCGACGCCGACGCCCTGAAGGCGATGAAGGACGACGCGATCCTGGTCAACTCCAGCCGCGGCGGCCTCATCGACACCGCGGCCCTCGTCGCCGAACTGCGCGAGGGCCGCTTCACGGGCGTCGGCCTGGATGTGTACGAGGCGGAGGCCGGGCTGTTCTTCCTCGACAAGTCCCTCCAGGCGATCGAGGACGACACCCTGGCCCGCCTCGTCACCTTCCCGAACGTCCTGGTCACCTCCCACCAGGCGTACTACACCGAGGACGCCGTCGGCCAGATCGTCGAGACCACGCTGAAGAACGTCCTCGACTACACCGCGGGCCGCCGCTCCGAGAACGTGCTGGTCCCGCGCAGCTGA